From Medicago truncatula cultivar Jemalong A17 chromosome 7, MtrunA17r5.0-ANR, whole genome shotgun sequence, a single genomic window includes:
- the LOC25499823 gene encoding F-box/kelch-repeat protein At3g23880: MASSRNPLPTLTSPPPSLSFGNSLHEPPLPTLPFDVIPEILCFLPVKFLLRSRCVCKSWNSLVSDPKFAKKHFCMSAARHIYFISYKRSDTEYSFRSYPLNSVFTKRATPQDKFEYFPNNFRGKRRIMHSYGFVGSCNGILCIADDNDKGLVILLNPSIRKFKELPLLETPPSAMFGNFETTLGFGYDSFTENYKVVVVMRYKMRVGSHYRDYVYKTEVKIHTLGTNSWKSIQEFPFGVVPIGQSGKFLSGTINWLTSIDLQRESPRFIVSFDLGKESYQKVLPPDYGGVDVCHFLALGVLRDCLCLASRDDTYSVKDVWVMKEYGNRESWTKLFNVSYRGDPKYSVFGEPIYIFEDNQVLLKFPRYLNLKLIDSRNGTFTSTGFNNTPEICNESLISPCS; this comes from the coding sequence ATGGCTTCATCAAGGAATCCTTTGCCTACCCTAACATCACCGCCACCTTCACTCTCTTTCGGCAATTCACTACACGAGCCGCCTCTGCCCACCCTTCCATTTGACGTCATTCCAGAAATCCTTTGCTTTCTACCTGTGAAGTTCCTACTCCGGTCTCGATGCGTTTGCAAATCCTGGAACTCTCTCGTATCTGATCCCAAGTTTGCCAAGAAACACTTTTGCATGTCAGCTGCTCGCCATATTTACTTCATAAGCTACAAGAGATCTGATACCGAGTACAGTTTCAGATCTTACCCTCTCAACTCCGTTTTCACAAAAAGAGCCACTCCACAAGATAAGTTTGAGTATTTTCCTAACAATTTTCGTGGAAAACGTCGTATAATGCATTCATATGGCTTCGTTGGCTCTTGCAATGGCATCCTTTGTATTGCAGATGACAATGACAAAGGCTTAGTTATATTGTTGAACCCTTCCATTAGAAAATTCAAGGAGTTGCCCCTTCTTGAAACACCGCCAAGTGCAATGTTTGGTAACTTTGAGACGACGCTTGGCTTTGGCTACGATTCTTTTACCGAGAATTACAAGGTGGTTGTTGTTATGCGGTACAAGATGCGTGTCGGTAGTCATTACCGTGATTATGTTTACAAAACTGAAGTGAAGATTCATACATTGGGTACCAATTCTTGGAAAAGCATTCAAGAGTTTCCTTTTGGTGTTGTCCCAATTGGACAATCTGGAAAATTTCTGAGTGGCACGATTAATTGGTTGACCTCTATTGATCTCCAACGAGAAAGTCCTCGctttattgtttcttttgatttggGAAAAGAATCTTATCAAAAGGTTTTGCCTCCTGATTATGGAGGGGTAGATGTGTGTCACTTCTTAGCCTTGGGTGTGTTGAGGGATTGCTTGTGCCTGGCTTCTCGTGATGATACCTACTCTGTAAAGGATGTTTGGGTTATGAAGGAGTATGGAAATAGAGAGTCGTGGACTAAATTGTTCAATGTTTCTTACAGGGGAGATCCTAAATATAGTGTATTTGGTGAgccaatatatatttttgaggaTAATCAAGTGCTGCTGAAGTTTCCAAGGTATttaaatttgaagttgattgatTCAAGGAATGGTACTTTTACATCTACTGGATTTAATAACACCCCAGAAATCTGCAATGAGAGTTTAATATCACCATGTTCTTAA